Genomic window (Candidatus Nitrosocosmicus arcticus):
ATTTCTAAGATTTCTGTGCCATCAATAAATTCTTCAATAAGTTGATCATTTCAATTGTTCCAATTCCCGCATGATATGGACAACCTGGAATGGATTTTTCTCCTGTACAATAATTAGCTCCTGCGCTTTCACCGCAATCCTCCAATTTTCCCATATTAATAGAGGATCGATGAAAATAGTATGCCTCTTTTCTCTATTTATATCGTTCTTCTGGAGTATAGTCATTTAACATATGTGGGGATAGCAGAATTTAATTATCCTCATACTGGTAACTTTATGTTTCACTCGCACATAAATGAATTTTCAGATTTAGGATGGATGGGATTATTTGATGTAGTAAAAAAATAATGGAAAAGTCTCAATTTTCATATCTATTTGGTTACTTTTTCATGACCACTTGCAATATCTATTGGTTTTAGCACATATCTATATATTTTCTAAAGTATTATTAAACACGCATATATGCACGGGAATTTAATAGTAATGATAATAGTTTTTCTTTTTTCTTTACTGTTTGCGTTTCATGCATATCATTTTAAAGCATTTTCACAAAGTGATGCTACCTCATCCATAGTTAAAAACGATAGTTGGATTAGCGAAAGAAATAATTTGAATATGACTATAAAACTTGAGCCAGTAGTACCTGTTATCGATGAAACTACAAAAATATCATTTGAAGTGACATATCTTGATAACTCTAAACCTTTTGAAGACTTGAATACTCGTGTGACAATAACAGATCATGATGGGCGGTTATATAAATTTGAAAATAAACTTGTACCTGTAATTGATGGACAATTTTCTGTTAATTACATTTTTCCAGACGACGGAGAGCATCGAATAATTTTACAATTATATAAAAATACAACTCCTTTTACTGTAAGCTCGTTTGACTTGGTAATTCCTCATTCTACTCTTCCATCAGAAAATAACGGGATGCTAAAACCTTTAGTTGAATTTTTCAATTCCTTTTTGTAATTTTTATTTCGATAAATGTACAGAATTAATTAAATAGCCATCAAATAACTATCGTCAATTAACAAATATTATTTATCAGGAATTGGAGTAACATTTATCATAGGAACGATATTAGTTGCACCAAGAGTAGGCATCACTAATGAATTAGCTGTAAGGTAATTCATTAACTATTTGACTTTTATTCAAAACCTCTTAATTATTTTTCTTCCTTACTGATAAAATAAATCTCACCAATAACAAATATCGAAGATAATAAAAGTGTATAAACATCCTTCGATGATTCTTTCAAAAAAATCAAAGCAAATATTATTCCAAAAATGGTCGAAGTAGAAAATATCATTACAGATTTGATTGTTCCTATCTTTTTCATTCCTCTTAAAAAAAGATAAAGAGAACCTGCAAATCCTCCTAAACTTAACATGATTAGGAAAGGAACCTGATTAATATTGCCTCCTAATGGAATTGCAAATATAAGACAAATACAAAAGGATATAGTACCGCCAATTAAAGATTTTAGCTGAATTATTTTTGATATCGAAACTCCTTTCTTTAGAATTATATTGCTTAGATTGTTGTCTACAGCCCAAAATAGAGATGCAATTACAACCAAGATATTACCTAATAAAGTATTATTATTGAATATGTTAAAATCATTATAATTTAAGTTAACAATAATCAATCCAGTAAAAATTAGCAAGATTCCAAGGACACCTCTCTTATTGAGTCTTTCTTTTAGAATAATGATTGCCAGCAATATCGAAAAAATAAATTCTATATTGATCAAAATAGCTGCCAGCGATGCACTTGTTAACATTAATCCATAAAAATAAAGGATCGGGCCAAGAACGGCACCAAATAATGAAATAATGAAAATATATTTTAACTCACTCTTGTTTATTTTCGTCGATCGGCTTGTTAATTTGATAAGTATTGTTAGGACTATTCCAATTATTAGATAAATTGATGATGACAATAAAATAGGATGAATAGTCGTTAACTGTGGCTTTGCCAAGCTAGCGATCGAACCGTATAATGCTGCAGCTACTGCTAAATACAAGAAAGCCCAGCTCACTTAGAGATCCTCGCTTTTTGGAGATATATATCCTATCCCCAAGTACAGGTTACAGTATTTTCAAAAACACTACATTCTCTCGGTCATATTGTAGATAAAATAACAGGCCATTTAGTATATACTATAAAATCAGAACGTACAACATTGTAAATTCAGTGGGAACCAATACATTTCTCAGGATGGAGTTTCGAGTATATCAGCTAACTTTTATTGATAAAGAGTTAACTAATGAACTTCATGTTTCTAAAACATGACCTAACGGATTTTAGTCTATTTAATGAAATACAGGACAGATGGGTAAAATGTTTAAATCTACTCTGATTTATCGTGTTGCTTTTTTTATCCTTGAGAAATATCCATGCTTGATTTTAGACTACATAAGAATTATGATAATATTCTCAAATAACTAATTCTGGTAGAATTGCTCGGAAGTTTGAATATCTATGGTTAAGTTAGATCTGTGAAGTGAGGATTGACTTTAAATATACCGCGCCACCTGCCAATTGGTTTTAAGATTCAGAATTCCACAAATTATTTAATATATCCGATGAATGTATCAAAGGATTTGAATCCACTATTAATTTCAGGTTTCATTCGTTCTTCTGATTCATAAAAAATAGAAGGAGAAAATCATTGAATCAAGAGGATACTAGAAAAAAGAAAGAAACAACTTATTTGAAAGCATCTATTACAGAATCCATATTACTATCTTGTTTAAATGGATCTTTATTCTCAGAGATTGAAACAAGACTACAGGCGATCAGGCCATCGTCCGAATTAATTTTGAAAGAATATTTACAGTATTTGGTAAATAATTCGTTTATTTCCTATCATAGAATAAAAAAAATATACATGGTTGAACCGAGAGGGTTGGAACTACTATACATAATTTACACACAGCGAAATTTAAGAGCTCAAGATTATGCTGATCTCGTAATCAAGATTGGTTAATTGCAATGTGATACCCAGTATATTGTTCATTGAGTATGAGCTTGCTTTCACATTTACAAAAAGATTCTAAAAGATGTCCTTTTTCGTAATTCTAATACTTTCGGTATTGTCTTGTGTGGTTAATCCGCTTTTTACTCTCAAAGGATACTAAAACTCTTATCTCAATTATTAAATTAAAAAGTTAGTTTTGATACTGTCAATGGAATAGGATTAGAATTAAAGTAACTTACATAATTGAAATA
Coding sequences:
- a CDS encoding FixH family protein, encoding MIIVFLFSLLFAFHAYHFKAFSQSDATSSIVKNDSWISERNNLNMTIKLEPVVPVIDETTKISFEVTYLDNSKPFEDLNTRVTITDHDGRLYKFENKLVPVIDGQFSVNYIFPDDGEHRIILQLYKNTTPFTVSSFDLVIPHSTLPSENNGMLKPLVEFFNSFL
- a CDS encoding DMT family transporter translates to MYLAVAAALYGSIASLAKPQLTTIHPILLSSSIYLIIGIVLTILIKLTSRSTKINKSELKYIFIISLFGAVLGPILYFYGLMLTSASLAAILINIEFIFSILLAIIILKERLNKRGVLGILLIFTGLIIVNLNYNDFNIFNNNTLLGNILVVIASLFWAVDNNLSNIILKKGVSISKIIQLKSLIGGTISFCICLIFAIPLGGNINQVPFLIMLSLGGFAGSLYLFLRGMKKIGTIKSVMIFSTSTIFGIIFALIFLKESSKDVYTLLLSSIFVIGEIYFISKEEK